One genomic region from Haloprofundus salinisoli encodes:
- the lonB gene encoding ATP-dependent protease LonB: MSNDMDKDDSLPEQGADESAPTSEKDVTDPVDDGTDERTIDDLGSDVEISADIADDVDEDDLLGGLQIDTTEDIEVPDRLVDQVIGQEHARDVILKAAKQRRHVMMIGSPGTGKSMLAKAMSELLPKEELQDVLVYHNPDDGNEPKVRTVPAGKGEQIVEAHKEEARKRNQMRSFLMWIIIAVVVGYSLIIAQQVLLGILAAGIIFLAFRYGSRGSDAMIPNLLVNNADTSTAPFEDSTGAHAGALLGDVRHDPFQSGGMETPSHDRVEAGAIHKANKGVLFIDEINTLDIRSQQHLMTAIQEREFSITGQSERSSGAMVQTEPVPTDFVMVAAGNLDAMENMHPALRSRIKGYGYEVYMDDTIEDTPEMRRKYARFVAQEVAKDGRLPKFNEEAIEEIILEARRRAGRKGHLTLELRNLGGLVRVAGDMGRAEDAPMTTREHVLQAKGRSRSIEQQLADDYIKRRKDYELSVNEGFVPGRVNGLAVMGEDSGIVMPVMAEVTPSQGPGQVIATGKLQDIAEESVQNVSAIIKKYSGENIAEKDVHIQFVQSYEGVNGDSASITVATAVISALEDVGIDQSLAMTGSLSVRGDVLPVGGVTHKIEAAAKAGMKRVIIPRANMQDVMIEEEYQEMVDIIPVSHISEVLDVALEGEPEKDSLVDRLKSITGSAFEKQGTPSPSNPSPQ; this comes from the coding sequence ATGAGCAACGACATGGACAAAGACGACAGCCTCCCGGAACAGGGGGCAGACGAGTCCGCGCCGACGTCCGAGAAGGACGTCACCGACCCCGTCGACGACGGGACTGACGAGCGGACCATCGACGACCTCGGAAGCGACGTCGAGATATCGGCCGACATCGCCGACGACGTCGACGAGGACGACCTCCTCGGCGGCCTCCAAATCGACACCACCGAAGATATCGAGGTCCCCGACCGACTCGTCGATCAGGTCATCGGACAGGAGCACGCTCGCGACGTTATCCTGAAAGCGGCCAAGCAGCGTCGCCACGTCATGATGATCGGCTCTCCGGGCACTGGGAAGTCGATGTTGGCGAAGGCGATGAGCGAACTCCTCCCGAAGGAGGAACTTCAAGACGTTCTCGTCTACCACAACCCCGACGACGGCAACGAACCGAAGGTTCGGACCGTCCCCGCGGGGAAGGGCGAACAGATCGTCGAGGCCCACAAAGAGGAAGCCAGAAAGCGCAACCAGATGCGCTCGTTCCTCATGTGGATCATCATCGCGGTGGTCGTGGGCTACTCGCTCATCATCGCCCAGCAGGTACTTCTGGGCATTCTCGCGGCCGGTATCATCTTCCTCGCGTTCCGCTACGGTTCCCGCGGCAGCGACGCGATGATTCCGAACCTCCTCGTCAACAACGCTGACACGTCGACGGCCCCGTTCGAGGACTCCACCGGCGCTCACGCCGGCGCGCTGCTCGGCGACGTCCGCCACGACCCGTTCCAGTCCGGCGGGATGGAGACGCCGAGCCACGACCGCGTCGAAGCCGGTGCGATTCACAAGGCGAACAAAGGCGTGCTGTTCATCGACGAGATCAACACGCTCGACATCCGCAGCCAGCAGCACCTGATGACGGCGATTCAGGAGCGCGAGTTCTCCATCACCGGCCAGTCCGAGCGCTCCTCGGGCGCGATGGTCCAGACGGAGCCGGTTCCGACGGACTTCGTGATGGTCGCGGCGGGGAACCTCGACGCGATGGAGAACATGCACCCGGCGCTTCGCTCCCGTATCAAGGGGTACGGTTACGAGGTGTACATGGACGACACCATCGAGGACACGCCGGAGATGCGCCGCAAGTACGCGCGCTTCGTCGCCCAGGAGGTCGCCAAAGACGGCCGCCTTCCCAAGTTCAACGAGGAGGCCATCGAGGAGATTATCCTCGAAGCCCGCCGCCGCGCGGGCCGGAAGGGTCACCTCACCCTCGAACTGCGTAACCTCGGCGGCCTCGTCCGCGTCGCGGGCGACATGGGCCGCGCCGAGGACGCTCCGATGACCACCCGCGAACACGTGCTGCAGGCGAAGGGCCGCTCCCGCAGCATCGAGCAACAGCTCGCGGACGACTACATCAAGCGCCGCAAGGATTACGAGCTCTCGGTCAACGAAGGGTTCGTCCCCGGCCGCGTCAACGGCCTCGCCGTCATGGGAGAGGACTCCGGTATCGTCATGCCCGTGATGGCCGAGGTGACGCCCTCGCAGGGTCCCGGACAGGTCATCGCCACCGGGAAGCTCCAGGACATCGCCGAGGAGTCCGTCCAGAACGTCTCCGCCATCATCAAGAAGTACTCCGGCGAGAACATCGCCGAGAAGGACGTCCACATCCAGTTCGTCCAGTCGTACGAGGGCGTCAACGGCGACTCCGCGTCCATCACGGTCGCCACCGCCGTTATCAGCGCGCTCGAAGACGTCGGCATCGACCAGTCGCTGGCGATGACCGGGTCGCTCTCGGTCCGCGGCGACGTGCTGCCGGTCGGCGGCGTCACTCACAAGATCGAGGCCGCCGCGAAGGCGGGCATGAAGCGCGTCATCATCCCAAGAGCGAACATGCAGGACGTGATGATCGAAGAGGAGTACCAGGAGATGGTCGATATCATCCCCGTCAGCCACATCAGCGAAGTGCTCGACGTGGCGCTCGAGGGCGAACCCGAGAAGGACTCGCTCGTCGACCGCCTCAAGAGCATCACCGGCTCCGCGTTCGAGAAGCAGGGTACCCCGAGCCCCTCGAACCCCAGTCCGCAGTAG
- the trpB gene encoding tryptophan synthase subunit beta, protein MSTSDGKFGPYGGQYVPEALMPAIEELEDAYERYVLNNENGFMDEFRRRLRDFGGRPTPTQYAERLSERYGRDVYMKREDLVHGGAHKLNNALGQVLLAQYMGKDRIIAETGAGQHGTATAMACAHLDFDCEVYMGERDINRQRPNVFRMKINGADVNPVTVGRGTLKEAISETMRDWATNVEDTHYVIGSVVGPHPFPAMVRDFQAVISEEAREQMRERAGTLPDSVLACAGGGSNTMGAFANFVGDEGVDLYAVEAGGSSLSVDEEKGVAPNSASLSTGGEGVLHGARTKLLQDRDGQIMESHSVSSGLDYAGVGPELAHLVDEERVAPVNVDDDAALEAFHRLSRMEGVIPALETAHAFAYLEKDYRNLGETVLVNVSGRGDKDLESVIEETEKRGIENAPDMSMFSGGLR, encoded by the coding sequence ATGAGCACGAGCGACGGGAAGTTCGGCCCCTACGGCGGACAGTACGTCCCCGAGGCGCTGATGCCTGCCATCGAGGAACTGGAGGACGCCTACGAGCGGTACGTCCTGAACAACGAGAACGGCTTCATGGACGAGTTCCGCCGGCGACTGCGGGACTTCGGCGGCCGGCCGACGCCGACGCAGTACGCCGAGCGCCTCTCCGAGCGCTACGGCCGCGACGTGTACATGAAGCGCGAGGACCTCGTTCACGGCGGCGCGCACAAACTGAACAACGCGCTCGGGCAGGTTCTCCTCGCGCAGTACATGGGCAAAGATCGCATCATCGCCGAGACCGGCGCGGGTCAACACGGCACCGCGACGGCGATGGCCTGCGCGCATCTCGACTTCGACTGCGAGGTGTACATGGGCGAGCGCGACATCAACCGCCAGCGCCCGAACGTCTTCCGGATGAAGATAAACGGCGCGGACGTCAACCCGGTCACCGTCGGCCGCGGCACGCTCAAAGAGGCCATCTCGGAGACGATGCGCGACTGGGCGACGAACGTCGAGGACACCCACTACGTCATCGGCTCCGTCGTCGGGCCGCACCCGTTCCCGGCGATGGTCCGCGACTTTCAAGCAGTGATCTCCGAGGAGGCCCGCGAACAGATGCGAGAGCGGGCCGGAACGCTCCCCGACTCGGTGCTCGCCTGCGCGGGCGGCGGGTCGAACACGATGGGCGCGTTCGCGAACTTCGTCGGCGACGAGGGGGTCGACTTGTACGCCGTCGAGGCCGGCGGGTCGTCGCTGTCGGTCGACGAGGAGAAAGGCGTCGCGCCGAACTCCGCCTCGCTGTCGACCGGCGGCGAGGGCGTGCTCCACGGCGCGCGCACCAAACTGCTGCAGGACCGCGACGGCCAGATTATGGAGTCGCACAGCGTCTCCTCGGGACTCGATTACGCGGGTGTCGGTCCCGAACTCGCCCATCTGGTCGACGAAGAACGCGTGGCGCCGGTGAACGTCGACGACGACGCGGCGCTGGAGGCGTTCCACCGTCTCTCGCGGATGGAGGGGGTCATCCCGGCGCTGGAGACGGCGCACGCGTTCGCCTACCTCGAAAAGGATTACAGGAACCTCGGCGAAACAGTCCTCGTGAACGTCTCCGGTCGGGGCGACAAGGATCTGGAGTCCGTCATCGAGGAGACCGAGAAGCGCGGCATCGAGAACGCGCCGGACATGTCGATGTTCTCAGGGGGGCTCCGATGA
- a CDS encoding SAM hydrolase/SAM-dependent halogenase family protein: MITLASDFGTPYPAAMKGVILDRTDARLVDVGHDFPRQDVRTAAFWLREVLPYFPPAVHLAVVDPGVGTDRAALVVRAGDHALVGPDNGLLFPAARRLAEEQTGASEIDVFDYSYENPDSATFHGRDVFAPAAAAVHEVGVDAVESLDAVSPTDEFADLRFPDPGVDEDAATGEVLVVDDFGNAVTNLPGDHLDGRDAVTVNGESVPVGASFAAVDPGERLLTVGSHGNVELAVNRGRGDDAFGVGVGDSVRVELDG; encoded by the coding sequence ATGATTACGCTCGCCTCCGACTTCGGCACCCCCTACCCCGCCGCGATGAAGGGCGTCATCCTCGACCGAACCGACGCCCGACTCGTCGACGTCGGCCACGACTTCCCCCGACAGGACGTGCGAACCGCCGCGTTCTGGCTCCGCGAGGTACTGCCGTACTTTCCGCCCGCGGTTCACCTCGCGGTCGTCGACCCCGGCGTCGGCACCGACCGCGCCGCCCTCGTCGTCCGCGCGGGCGACCACGCACTCGTCGGTCCCGACAACGGTCTACTGTTCCCCGCCGCGCGCCGACTCGCCGAGGAACAGACGGGTGCGTCCGAAATCGACGTGTTCGACTATTCGTACGAGAACCCCGACTCCGCGACGTTTCACGGCCGGGACGTGTTCGCGCCCGCCGCCGCCGCGGTCCACGAGGTCGGCGTCGACGCGGTCGAATCGCTCGACGCCGTCTCCCCGACCGACGAGTTCGCCGACCTCCGATTTCCCGACCCCGGGGTCGACGAGGACGCCGCAACGGGTGAAGTGCTCGTCGTCGACGACTTCGGCAACGCCGTCACCAATCTCCCCGGCGACCACCTCGACGGCCGCGACGCCGTGACGGTAAACGGCGAATCCGTCCCGGTCGGAGCGTCGTTCGCCGCCGTCGACCCGGGCGAGCGCCTCCTGACGGTCGGCAGCCACGGCAACGTCGAACTGGCGGTCAATCGCGGCCGCGGCGACGACGCGTTCGGCGTCGGCGTCGGTGACTCCGTTCGCGTCGAACTCGATGGTTGA
- the trpA gene encoding tryptophan synthase subunit alpha, translating into MSRIPEAFADVRGGKAAASQPEADASGDGPAFIPYLAVGDPDYDSSIEYVEALERGGADIIELGLPFSEPVAEGPTIQNAVVRALEGGMTPTRFFEFVEELDVDVPLVCMTYYNLIYRYGGSDADRPRAFVEKAAEVGLDGFVVPDLPAEEADPLREACDEFDLDLVFIVAPTTEGERLERIMEQVSGYVYVQARLGVTGARSDVSTQTDESLGRLSEWNVPKAVGFGIKTGEHAEQIVAGGADGIIVGSALVEIVAEGHENGDSAETVADRLERKARELSEGAERGFAQRTPHPERT; encoded by the coding sequence ATGAGCCGAATCCCCGAAGCGTTCGCCGACGTTCGCGGCGGTAAAGCCGCCGCGAGCCAACCCGAAGCAGACGCTTCTGGTGACGGCCCCGCGTTCATCCCGTATCTCGCGGTCGGCGACCCCGACTACGACTCTTCCATCGAGTACGTCGAGGCGCTCGAACGCGGCGGCGCGGACATCATCGAACTCGGCCTCCCCTTCTCGGAACCGGTCGCGGAGGGACCGACGATTCAGAACGCGGTGGTGCGGGCGCTCGAAGGCGGCATGACGCCGACGCGCTTCTTCGAGTTCGTCGAAGAGCTCGACGTCGACGTGCCGCTCGTCTGCATGACGTACTACAATCTCATCTACCGGTACGGGGGCAGCGACGCCGACCGGCCGCGAGCGTTCGTCGAGAAAGCCGCCGAAGTCGGCCTCGACGGCTTCGTCGTCCCCGACCTCCCCGCCGAGGAGGCCGACCCGCTCCGCGAGGCGTGCGACGAGTTCGACCTCGATCTCGTCTTCATCGTCGCGCCGACGACGGAGGGCGAACGCTTGGAGCGAATCATGGAACAGGTCTCGGGCTACGTCTACGTCCAGGCGCGTCTCGGCGTCACCGGGGCGCGAAGCGACGTATCGACGCAGACCGACGAGAGCCTCGGCCGACTCAGCGAGTGGAACGTCCCGAAGGCCGTCGGGTTCGGTATCAAGACCGGCGAGCACGCCGAGCAGATCGTCGCCGGCGGTGCAGACGGCATCATCGTTGGCAGCGCGCTCGTCGAGATAGTCGCTGAGGGCCACGAGAACGGCGATTCGGCCGAAACGGTCGCCGACCGACTCGAACGGAAGGCTCGAGAACTGAGCGAAGGGGCCGAGCGCGGATTCGCGCAACGCACACCGCATCCGGAACGCACATAA
- a CDS encoding cupin domain-containing protein: MSEEPGESREPCIVRAADGWTGESDDGSRWKRLGRLAGGDRLGCTLEELLPGHDPLPYHYHTANEEALYVLDGRGALRTPAGEFDVGAGDYVSFPVGEAGAHTVENASDVPLRYLAVSTMTEPDVVVYPDEGTLCVNAGAAPGRPRGEFTLRRSFSLSDGTDV; the protein is encoded by the coding sequence ATGTCCGAAGAACCGGGCGAATCGCGCGAGCCGTGTATCGTGCGCGCCGCCGACGGCTGGACCGGAGAGAGCGACGACGGGAGTCGATGGAAGCGCCTCGGCCGACTGGCGGGCGGCGACCGTCTCGGCTGCACACTCGAAGAACTGCTCCCGGGTCACGACCCGCTCCCGTACCACTACCACACCGCTAACGAAGAGGCGCTGTACGTGCTCGACGGTCGTGGAGCGCTCAGAACGCCGGCGGGCGAGTTCGACGTCGGCGCGGGCGACTACGTCTCGTTTCCCGTCGGCGAGGCGGGCGCACACACCGTCGAAAACGCCTCCGACGTGCCGCTTCGGTATCTCGCCGTCTCCACGATGACCGAGCCGGACGTGGTCGTCTACCCCGACGAGGGGACGCTGTGCGTGAACGCGGGCGCAGCGCCCGGTCGCCCTCGCGGGGAGTTCACGTTGCGGCGGTCGTTCTCGTTGAGCGACGGCACGGACGTGTGA
- the trpC gene encoding indole-3-glycerol phosphate synthase, producing the protein MNDTAEVAPAVRSILAAARDRDGGDERLSVDARSLPQAFDAAEEGGKLPVIAEVKPTSPTTEGTRDDDPVELARQMVDGGAAALSVLTEPEHFGGSTENLRRIREAVDVPVLRKDFVVREDQLDVVEADAVLLIARFVDDLSGLLDAAESRGFQALVEVHDGEELAEAIDAGASIVGVNNRDLAKLEVDLSTFESVAPAVPEGVTLVAESGVTTPDDARRMRAAGADALLVGSAIMDAGKSRDSPNAQNADGSAHGDVRTNTETFVTAETNEHP; encoded by the coding sequence ATGAACGACACAGCAGAGGTCGCCCCGGCGGTACGCTCGATTCTCGCCGCCGCGCGCGACCGAGACGGCGGGGACGAACGACTGTCGGTCGACGCCCGGTCGTTGCCCCAGGCGTTCGACGCCGCCGAAGAGGGGGGGAAACTCCCCGTAATCGCCGAAGTAAAGCCGACCAGTCCCACCACCGAGGGAACGCGCGACGACGACCCGGTCGAACTCGCACGGCAGATGGTCGACGGCGGCGCGGCGGCGCTATCGGTGCTGACCGAACCCGAGCACTTCGGCGGGTCGACCGAGAACCTGCGGCGGATTCGTGAGGCCGTCGACGTGCCCGTGCTCCGGAAGGATTTCGTCGTCCGCGAGGACCAGTTGGACGTGGTGGAAGCCGACGCGGTGCTGCTCATCGCGCGGTTCGTCGACGACCTCTCGGGACTGCTCGACGCGGCCGAATCACGCGGCTTTCAGGCGCTCGTCGAAGTTCACGACGGCGAGGAACTGGCCGAAGCTATCGACGCAGGAGCCTCCATCGTCGGCGTCAACAACCGCGACCTGGCGAAACTGGAGGTCGACCTCTCGACGTTCGAGTCCGTCGCGCCCGCGGTGCCAGAGGGCGTGACGCTCGTCGCCGAGAGCGGGGTGACGACGCCCGACGACGCCCGGCGGATGCGCGCGGCGGGCGCGGACGCCCTGCTCGTCGGCTCCGCGATTATGGACGCCGGTAAGTCCAGGGACTCACCGAACGCGCAGAACGCTGACGGTTCTGCGCACGGAGACGTGCGAACGAACACCGAGACATTCGTCACTGCGGAGACCAACGAGCACCCATGA
- a CDS encoding MGMT family protein, whose translation MEDAGIYARESPTLDGVVQLGVAGGRVIDVSFLDSVPDDAEPDHPLLDRIFDYLDGAEDHFDDAPVALTVPTDRRGVLEAVRNVPYGETISVERLARLAGLDADEEEDIRLVENALRSNPVPLLIPDHRIEARGATPEDVAAALRRVEQG comes from the coding sequence ATGGAAGACGCAGGAATCTACGCGCGCGAGTCGCCGACGCTCGACGGCGTCGTCCAACTCGGCGTCGCCGGTGGCCGCGTCATCGACGTCTCGTTTCTCGACTCGGTGCCCGACGACGCGGAGCCCGACCACCCCCTCCTAGACCGCATCTTCGACTATCTCGACGGCGCAGAGGACCACTTCGACGACGCGCCCGTCGCGCTGACGGTGCCGACCGACCGGCGGGGGGTGCTGGAGGCGGTCCGGAACGTCCCCTACGGCGAGACGATTTCCGTCGAACGGTTGGCGCGGTTGGCCGGACTCGACGCCGACGAGGAAGAGGATATCCGACTGGTCGAGAACGCGTTGCGGTCGAACCCGGTTCCGCTGCTGATTCCCGACCACCGGATCGAGGCACGAGGGGCGACGCCCGAGGACGTGGCCGCCGCGCTTCGGCGGGTCGAACAGGGGTAG
- a CDS encoding nicotinamide-nucleotide adenylyltransferase translates to MRGFYIGRFQPYHNGHHHMVEEIETEVDELVLGIGSAGDSHSPRNPFTAGERVMMLTKSLADFDLTTYVVPIEDLDRNSVWVSHVQSMSPSFDVAYSNNPLVVQLFDEAGVEVRQSPMFRREVLEGTELRERMIRDEDWQHLVPPAVVEVVEEIDGIERIQRVSDSDANGDGNTDPA, encoded by the coding sequence ATGCGGGGGTTCTACATCGGACGGTTCCAGCCGTACCACAACGGCCACCACCACATGGTCGAAGAGATCGAGACCGAAGTCGACGAACTCGTCCTCGGCATCGGGAGCGCGGGCGACTCGCACAGTCCGCGCAACCCGTTCACCGCGGGCGAGCGCGTGATGATGTTGACGAAGTCGCTGGCCGACTTCGACCTCACGACCTACGTCGTCCCCATCGAGGACCTCGACCGAAACTCCGTCTGGGTGAGTCACGTCCAGAGCATGTCGCCGAGTTTCGACGTCGCGTACTCGAACAACCCGCTCGTCGTACAACTGTTCGACGAGGCAGGCGTGGAAGTGCGCCAGTCGCCGATGTTCAGACGCGAGGTGCTCGAGGGGACGGAACTCCGCGAGCGGATGATTCGAGACGAGGACTGGCAGCATCTCGTCCCTCCGGCCGTCGTCGAAGTCGTCGAGGAGATCGACGGTATCGAGCGCATCCAGCGCGTCAGCGACTCCGACGCCAACGGCGACGGCAACACCGACCCCGCGTGA
- a CDS encoding trimeric intracellular cation channel family protein — MVDAFSVMNLVGLVAFAVVGSLKAADADLDLFGVAVLGVLTALGGGTMRDVLVGRTPASLQSVAEMSVAFVGVGLAVLLSALVSGRLRDHPAIQVPDAIGLAAFAATGALVGAEAGLSPYGVIVLATLTAVGGGSLADLLLTRVPVVLREDFYATPALLGGVSFWALVTGGASADFAAVACAGFVLVVRLVALRRDWSLPRV, encoded by the coding sequence ATGGTTGACGCGTTCTCGGTGATGAACCTCGTCGGTCTCGTCGCCTTCGCGGTCGTCGGCTCGCTGAAGGCCGCCGACGCCGACCTCGACCTCTTCGGCGTGGCCGTTCTCGGCGTCCTCACGGCGCTCGGCGGCGGCACGATGCGCGACGTGCTCGTCGGCCGGACGCCCGCCTCGCTCCAGTCGGTCGCCGAGATGAGCGTCGCGTTCGTCGGCGTCGGTCTCGCGGTCCTCCTCTCGGCTCTCGTCTCGGGGCGACTGCGCGACCACCCCGCGATACAGGTGCCCGACGCCATCGGATTGGCCGCATTCGCCGCGACCGGCGCACTGGTCGGCGCGGAGGCCGGACTGTCGCCGTACGGTGTGATCGTCCTCGCAACGCTGACCGCCGTCGGCGGCGGGAGTCTCGCGGACCTGCTGCTGACCAGAGTTCCGGTGGTGCTCCGCGAGGATTTCTACGCCACGCCCGCGCTTCTCGGTGGCGTCTCGTTCTGGGCGCTCGTGACGGGCGGTGCGTCCGCTGACTTCGCCGCCGTCGCGTGTGCGGGGTTCGTCCTCGTCGTTCGGCTCGTCGCGCTCAGGCGCGACTGGTCGCTGCCGCGAGTGTGA
- a CDS encoding CPBP family intramembrane glutamic endopeptidase produces the protein MADWSTFAGFAGVVLVLLLLLARASQGVVSGGATTTPAETTDTVESIDAPETATTVDAGETTVGETVVDETTVGESAEISGLAGTDSNGTTAPSAPERPNRLEDVEFPGRVKYGPAPERRPAGETAPVNESEGDAGTDPVASSADRLASGDLSTGALLANVALSQGLFAGLLLAGAWVAEIPASAFGVTAATTDLTALALGVAFGVVLYVVNEIAAIVGERFDLGGVRKSQSDSRADRNASRSGDAEALREALAPDSAGGWAVLLLIVLPIIAGFEELLFRGALVGVLSAGFGISPWLLAALSSVAFGLGHGAQGPVGILVTGAVGFVLAAAFVLTESLLVVVVAHYLVNALEFVVHEGFGWEWTGRERTS, from the coding sequence ATGGCCGACTGGTCGACGTTCGCGGGGTTCGCGGGCGTCGTCCTCGTTCTGTTACTTTTGTTGGCTCGCGCGTCGCAAGGAGTCGTGAGCGGCGGCGCTACGACGACACCCGCCGAGACGACCGATACAGTCGAATCGATCGACGCTCCCGAGACGGCAACCACCGTCGATGCGGGCGAGACGACCGTCGGCGAGACAGTCGTCGACGAGACGACCGTCGGCGAGAGCGCCGAGATCTCTGGCCTCGCCGGCACCGACTCGAACGGCACGACAGCGCCTTCAGCTCCCGAGCGACCGAACCGTCTCGAAGACGTGGAGTTTCCGGGACGGGTCAAGTACGGTCCCGCCCCCGAGCGTCGACCCGCCGGGGAGACTGCCCCGGTGAACGAGTCCGAAGGCGACGCCGGTACAGACCCGGTCGCGTCGTCGGCGGACCGCCTCGCCTCGGGAGATCTCTCGACGGGAGCGCTGCTGGCGAACGTCGCTCTCTCGCAGGGGTTGTTCGCCGGACTGCTACTCGCGGGAGCGTGGGTCGCGGAGATTCCGGCGTCGGCGTTCGGTGTCACCGCGGCGACGACGGACCTCACCGCGCTCGCTCTCGGCGTCGCGTTCGGGGTTGTCCTGTACGTCGTAAACGAGATCGCGGCGATAGTCGGCGAACGATTCGACCTGGGCGGCGTTCGAAAATCGCAAAGCGATTCTCGGGCCGACCGGAACGCGTCGCGTTCCGGTGACGCCGAGGCGCTTCGAGAGGCGCTGGCCCCCGACTCCGCCGGCGGGTGGGCGGTTCTGCTCCTGATCGTGCTTCCCATCATCGCCGGCTTCGAGGAGCTGCTGTTCCGCGGTGCGCTCGTCGGCGTTCTCTCCGCGGGCTTCGGAATCTCCCCGTGGCTTCTCGCCGCGCTCTCGTCGGTCGCGTTCGGACTCGGCCACGGCGCGCAGGGGCCGGTCGGCATCCTCGTCACTGGGGCTGTCGGATTCGTACTCGCGGCGGCGTTCGTCCTCACCGAGAGCCTGCTCGTCGTCGTGGTCGCGCACTACCTCGTGAACGCGCTGGAGTTCGTCGTCCACGAGGGGTTCGGCTGGGAGTGGACGGGTCGGGAACGAACGAGTTAG